A single window of Onychomys torridus chromosome 8, mOncTor1.1, whole genome shotgun sequence DNA harbors:
- the Kcnj16 gene encoding inward rectifier potassium channel 16: MSYYGSSYRIVNVDSKYPGYPPEHAIAEKRRARRRLLHKDGSCNVYFKHIFGEWGSYMVDIFTTLVDTKWRHMFVIFSLSYILSWLIFGSIFWLIAFHHGDLLNEPGITPCVDNVHSFTAAFLFSLETQTTIGYGYRCVTEECSVAVLTVILQSILSCIINTFIIGAALAKMATARKRAQTIRFSYFALIGMRDGKLCLMWRIGDFRPNHVVEGTVRAQLLRYSEDSEGRMTMTFKDLKLVNDQIILVTPVTIVHEIDHESPLYALDRKAVAKDNFEILVTFIYTGDSTGTSHQSRSSYVPREILWGHRFNDVLEVKRKYYKVNCLQFEGSVEVYAPFCSAKQLDWKDQQLTNLEKTSPARGSCTSDTNVRRRSFSAVAIVSSCENPEETTASPPDECKEVPYQKALLTLNRISMESQM; encoded by the coding sequence ATGAGCTATTACGGAAGTAGCTACCGGATTGTCAATGTGGACTCCAAGTATCCAGGCTATCCACCAGAACATGCTATAGCTGAGAAGAGAAGAGCAAGAAGGCGCCTACTCCACAAAGATGGCAGCTGCAACGTGTACTTCAAACACATTTTTGGAGAATGGGGGAGCTACATGGTTGACATTTTCACCACTCTTGTGGATACCAAGTGGCGCCATATGTTTGTGATATTTTCTCTGTCTTACATTCTCTCCTGGTTAATATTTGGCTCCATATTTTGGCTCATAGCCTTTCATCATGGAGATCTATTAAATGAGCCAGGCATTACACCTTGTGTTGATAATGTGCATTCATTTACGGCAGCATTTTTATTCTCCCTTGAGACCCAAACCACCATAGGGTACGGTTACCGGTGTGTCACAGAAGAATGCTCTGTGGCTGTGCTGACAGTGATCCTTCAGTCCATCTTAAGTTGCATCATAAACACCTTCATCATTGGAGCAGCCTTGGCAAAGATGGCAACTGCCCGGAAGAGAGCCCAGACTATCCGCTTCAGCTATTTTGCCCTCATCGGTATGAGAGACGGGAAGCTTTGCCTCATGTGGCGCATAGGTGATTTCCGACCAAACCATGTGGTAGAGGGAACAGTGAGAGCCCAACTTTTACGTTACTCAGAAGACAGCGAAGGGCGGATGACCATGACATTTAAAGATCTCAAACTTGTCAATGACCAGATCATCCTAGTAACCCCAGTTACTATTGTCCACGAGATTGACCATGAGAGTCCTCTGTATGCCCTTGACCGCAAGGCAGTGGCCAAAGATAATTTTGAGATTTTAGTGACATTTATCTACACTGGTGATTCTACTGGGACATCCCACCAGTCTAGAAGTTCCTATGTTCCCAGGGAAATTCTCTGGGGCCATCGGTTTAATGACGTATTGGAAGTGAAGAGAAAGTACTATAAAGTGAACTGCTTGCAGTTTGAAGGAAGTGTGGAAGTCTATGCCCCCTTTTGCAGTGCTAAACAGTTGGACTGGAAAGACCAACAACTCACCAACTTGGAGAAAACATCCCCTGCCCGAGGATCATGCACCTCCGATACCAATGTCAGGAGGCGGTCTTTCAGTGCGGTTGCCATTGTGAGCAGCTGTGAGAACCCAGAGGAGACCACCGCTTCCCCACCAGATGAGTGCAAGGAAGTCCCTTATCAGAAGGCTCTCCTGACTTTAAATAGAATCTCTATGGAATCCCAGATGTAG